The Metabacillus schmidteae genome includes a region encoding these proteins:
- a CDS encoding glycosyltransferase family 4 protein, with translation MKIVYITQHFPPEIGAAQGRAYDMSSNLSNLGHELHVLTTFPNSKPIKKIFKKEYVNNLTVYRSFRIRDTKTSSIRRLANYLSFMFSSCTSGLLVKKPDVIYATSPQLFQGVTGYFLSKVHRAKFVFEIRDLWVDFAELLGQFKNKKLLQLARKLESFLYKKADHIVVVTHGYKQRLIDLGVQEDKITVIPNGVNPNSLPTFTGTSSIRHQYDLENKFLVLYAGNIGAAQGLGTIITAAQKLKNDPSVVFMFIGEGVEKQKLMEQATSLNLSNILFLDSKRKEELLDYYEAADIGIVSLKKHPLFEITIPSKVFDYMSMSTPILIGVEGEAKDIVEKHNAGFFFEPENADDFVRVLKFAQSQPEKLNDIRSHVKDKLLQSFNREKQAEKLSDTLTNMTNSPQKKLQKKTTSF, from the coding sequence ATGAAAATTGTTTATATTACTCAGCATTTCCCACCTGAAATAGGTGCTGCACAAGGACGAGCATATGACATGAGCTCAAACCTTTCAAATTTAGGTCATGAACTGCATGTACTTACGACCTTTCCTAATTCAAAGCCGATAAAGAAAATCTTTAAGAAGGAATATGTCAATAATTTGACAGTGTACCGCTCCTTCCGTATACGAGATACAAAAACAAGTTCAATTCGAAGACTTGCTAACTACCTTTCGTTTATGTTCTCAAGTTGTACTTCCGGCTTATTAGTCAAAAAACCGGATGTCATTTATGCGACCTCTCCACAACTATTTCAAGGAGTAACAGGGTATTTTTTAAGTAAAGTTCACAGAGCCAAATTTGTCTTTGAAATTCGCGATCTTTGGGTTGATTTTGCAGAACTATTAGGCCAATTTAAAAATAAAAAACTCCTGCAGCTTGCACGAAAGCTTGAAAGCTTTCTTTATAAGAAAGCAGATCACATAGTTGTTGTAACACACGGTTATAAACAACGACTCATTGATCTTGGAGTACAAGAAGATAAAATTACTGTCATTCCAAATGGTGTTAACCCTAACTCATTACCTACCTTTACAGGTACATCCTCTATTAGGCATCAGTATGATTTAGAGAATAAATTTCTTGTGTTATATGCCGGTAATATCGGGGCGGCACAAGGATTAGGAACGATCATTACAGCAGCTCAGAAATTAAAAAATGATCCATCTGTTGTATTTATGTTCATTGGTGAAGGTGTTGAAAAACAAAAACTTATGGAACAGGCGACATCCCTCAACCTTTCCAATATTTTGTTTCTAGATAGCAAAAGAAAGGAAGAGCTTCTGGACTATTATGAAGCAGCTGATATCGGCATCGTTTCGTTAAAAAAACATCCATTGTTTGAAATCACGATTCCTTCAAAGGTTTTTGACTATATGTCAATGTCTACACCCATTCTAATCGGTGTTGAAGGGGAAGCAAAAGATATTGTTGAAAAACATAATGCCGGTTTTTTCTTTGAACCTGAAAATGCCGATGATTTTGTTCGGGTGTTGAAGTTTGCTCAGAGCCAACCAGAAAAACTAAATGATATAAGAAGTCACGTAAAAGATAAGCTTTTACAATCATTTAATCGGGAAAAGCAAGCTGAAAAACTTTCAGATACACTAACTAATATGACGAATTCGCCTCAAAAAAAGTTGCAAAAAAAGACGACTAGTTTTTAA
- a CDS encoding glycosyltransferase family 4 protein, giving the protein MEKLQLGYVKGNDIMTKICVMTTVHHAYDGRIYHKQCKSLRKAGYEVTLLAPKPDKQIEDDGINLIPIEKAQKEWKRFLHTFSVFKQAKETKADLYHFHDPELLPVGVLLRLFTRKPVVFDVHEHYPNAIMSKKYLKKWLKNPVRIAYEIIEKISLPTLSGVIYTTEEVGERYKKYTSCKIENYPLPEMFPSTSRENKKDEYLLYLGGITAIRGIEELVEGFSHVLKLKPDAKLLFVGSFESKSFEEKIHEKVNKLGLKDNIAFKGKVPYQEIERYLSEATIGIIPYLPVPNHLVCLPNKLFEYMAAGVAVIASDFPHYRKVVESSNSGLLVNPERPQSISKAMITLLENSNLAKEMGGNGEVAFSNKYNWKSEEKKLFSFYQKLLKK; this is encoded by the coding sequence ATGGAAAAGTTACAACTTGGATATGTAAAAGGAAATGATATTATGACAAAAATTTGTGTAATGACGACAGTTCATCATGCATATGATGGGCGAATCTACCATAAACAATGTAAATCTTTAAGAAAGGCGGGGTATGAGGTTACTCTTCTTGCTCCAAAGCCTGATAAACAAATTGAGGATGACGGGATTAACTTAATACCGATTGAAAAAGCCCAAAAAGAATGGAAGAGGTTTTTACATACTTTTTCTGTATTTAAACAAGCAAAGGAAACAAAAGCAGATCTGTATCATTTTCATGATCCTGAACTGCTTCCTGTCGGGGTCTTACTACGTTTGTTTACAAGAAAACCGGTTGTTTTTGATGTTCATGAGCATTATCCCAATGCAATCATGAGTAAAAAGTATCTGAAAAAGTGGTTGAAGAATCCAGTCCGTATAGCCTATGAAATAATAGAGAAAATCTCACTACCAACTTTATCTGGTGTCATTTACACGACTGAAGAGGTAGGGGAACGGTATAAAAAATATACTTCATGTAAAATTGAAAACTACCCTTTACCCGAGATGTTTCCATCAACTAGTAGGGAAAACAAAAAAGATGAATACCTTCTATATTTAGGGGGTATAACGGCTATTAGGGGAATAGAGGAGCTAGTAGAGGGGTTTTCACATGTTTTGAAGCTTAAACCCGATGCTAAGCTTTTATTTGTTGGTAGTTTTGAGTCTAAATCATTTGAAGAAAAAATCCACGAAAAAGTTAATAAACTAGGCTTAAAAGATAACATTGCGTTTAAAGGAAAAGTACCCTATCAGGAAATTGAACGATATTTATCAGAAGCAACGATTGGTATTATTCCCTATTTACCTGTTCCTAATCATCTAGTATGCTTACCGAATAAACTATTTGAATATATGGCTGCAGGAGTAGCTGTAATTGCATCAGATTTTCCGCATTACCGCAAAGTTGTTGAATCTTCTAATAGCGGGTTACTTGTTAACCCAGAAAGACCTCAGTCGATTTCAAAGGCCATGATTACATTATTAGAAAACTCAAACTTAGCTAAAGAAATGGGTGGAAATGGGGAAGTTGCTTTTTCAAATAAGTATAATTGGAAATCAGAGGAAAAGAAGCTATTTTCTTTCTATCAAAAGCTTTTAAAGAAGTAG
- a CDS encoding glycosyltransferase family 4 protein — protein MHSYIDYIVAFILSFAVAVLITPLVKKLAIKIGATDQPNKRKIHKDIMPRLGGLAIFIGVIAGFLYLKPHSMYMTEVVIGAVIIIIVGILDDRFTLPAKYKFLGQLVAAIVVASSGLLISKITVPFFGSVQLDYFSYPVTVIWIVAITNAINLIDGLDGLAAGVSSIAMTSILIMAIADSQIVVIALCTILIGSSLGFLVHNFYPAKIFMGDTGALFLGYSISIISMLGLFKNITLFSFIIPVIVLAVPIFDTIFAIIRRLLNKRNIAAPDKLHLHYCLVDLGFSHRSAVLVIYFFSACFGLSAIIFSNATLWLSLLILVILLIAIQFIAEIVGLIGMNRKPLINTFKRIMGMKPQKDN, from the coding sequence ATGCATTCTTATATTGACTATATTGTAGCTTTTATTCTTTCTTTTGCAGTTGCCGTGCTTATCACACCACTGGTTAAAAAGCTTGCAATTAAAATTGGAGCTACAGATCAACCAAATAAAAGAAAAATCCATAAGGATATTATGCCCCGACTTGGTGGTTTAGCGATCTTTATTGGAGTTATTGCAGGGTTTCTATATTTAAAACCTCACTCAATGTATATGACTGAGGTGGTTATCGGAGCGGTTATCATCATCATTGTCGGGATTCTGGATGATCGGTTTACATTACCAGCTAAATATAAATTTCTAGGTCAACTTGTTGCAGCTATTGTCGTTGCTTCTTCTGGTTTACTTATTTCAAAGATAACAGTTCCCTTCTTTGGATCTGTTCAATTAGATTACTTTAGTTATCCTGTTACAGTCATATGGATTGTAGCTATTACGAATGCAATTAACTTAATTGACGGTCTTGATGGATTAGCAGCAGGAGTGTCCTCCATTGCTATGACAAGCATTCTTATCATGGCAATTGCAGATTCTCAAATCGTGGTAATTGCTTTATGTACCATTCTGATCGGTAGTTCATTAGGTTTTCTTGTTCACAACTTTTATCCGGCTAAAATCTTTATGGGTGATACAGGTGCTTTGTTTTTGGGTTATTCAATATCGATCATATCAATGTTAGGATTGTTTAAAAACATTACTTTATTCAGCTTTATTATACCAGTTATTGTCCTAGCTGTTCCTATATTTGATACAATCTTTGCGATAATTAGAAGGCTTCTGAATAAGCGTAATATTGCTGCACCGGATAAACTACATCTTCATTATTGTTTAGTGGATCTGGGGTTTAGTCACAGATCAGCTGTTTTGGTCATTTACTTTTTTAGCGCATGCTTTGGATTATCAGCAATCATTTTCTCAAATGCGACATTATGGCTATCTTTATTGATTTTAGTCATATTATTAATTGCTATTCAGTTTATTGCAGAAATTGTAGGATTAATTGGGATGAATCGCAAGCCGCTAATTAATACGTTTAAACGTATAATGGGAATGAAGCCACAAAAGGATAATTAA
- a CDS encoding LCP family protein produces the protein MNRKEMKRVKKKKKRPILRRLLFFTLLLLIGIGSYVGYVFYQTLEAANNSYDDLGREKSKLRESAVSISNDPVSILLLGVEDYSSGGKGGRSDTLMVATFNPADQTMKLLSIPRDTRVEIPGKGLDKINHSFAKGGKELTIETVEDFLEIPIDYYATVNFDGFKNIVDIVGGITVNVPFSFEQNSDDRKAEKLQFYEGPMELDGRYALAYARMRMVDIRGDIGRNERQQQVVKAVIDKIASADTLLKVDKLTNEVGNNVETNMKVSELLGFYQKYSGFSTSNIETITLDGVGEKINGISYWLPEEESVIEVQDELKGHLGITVTDSSDETDPTTNDFENSAATE, from the coding sequence ATGAATAGAAAAGAAATGAAGAGAGTGAAAAAGAAAAAGAAACGCCCAATTCTTAGGCGGTTACTTTTCTTTACACTTTTATTGTTAATAGGAATTGGATCCTACGTCGGATATGTCTTTTATCAAACATTAGAAGCAGCTAATAACTCATATGATGATCTTGGTCGAGAAAAATCCAAGCTTCGTGAGAGTGCTGTAAGTATCTCAAATGATCCTGTTTCTATCTTGTTACTGGGTGTTGAAGATTATTCTAGTGGTGGGAAAGGCGGACGCTCAGATACATTAATGGTGGCTACGTTTAATCCCGCAGATCAAACAATGAAGCTTTTAAGTATCCCACGTGATACCAGAGTAGAGATTCCTGGTAAGGGATTAGATAAGATAAACCACTCTTTTGCCAAAGGTGGAAAAGAGCTAACAATTGAAACTGTTGAAGACTTTTTAGAAATTCCTATTGATTATTATGCAACAGTTAACTTTGACGGGTTTAAAAATATTGTCGATATTGTTGGCGGTATTACGGTTAATGTTCCATTTAGCTTTGAACAGAACAGTGATGACCGTAAAGCAGAAAAGCTTCAATTTTATGAAGGACCAATGGAGCTAGATGGGCGATACGCACTTGCCTATGCACGGATGAGAATGGTAGACATTAGAGGTGATATCGGACGAAATGAACGACAGCAACAAGTTGTGAAAGCAGTTATTGATAAAATTGCCTCTGCTGATACGCTTTTAAAGGTTGACAAACTAACAAATGAAGTTGGTAATAATGTCGAAACTAATATGAAGGTTTCTGAGTTACTAGGTTTTTATCAGAAATACTCTGGATTTAGCACAAGCAATATCGAAACCATTACGTTAGACGGTGTTGGTGAAAAAATTAATGGCATTTCATATTGGTTACCTGAAGAAGAAAGTGTGATAGAAGTTCAAGATGAATTAAAGGGACACTTAGGTATTACAGTGACTGATAGTTCTGATGAAACAGATCCTACAACAAACGATTTCGAAAATTCTGCTGCAACTGAATAA
- a CDS encoding YigZ family protein, which translates to MLSHYYTVKDYGEHEIIIQKSRFICYVERATTESEASEFIQKIKKKHHDANHNCSAYLIGENDQIQKANDDGEPSGTAGVPMLEVLKKKKLKDTVVVVTRYFGGIKLGTGGLIRAYGKSVSEGLQATGMVERKLMRIMNTNIDYTWLGKVENELRSSTFLIKEIHYLNDVNVEAYVEEEKKTDFIEWMTELTNGQSEISEGDVVYLEEDVQI; encoded by the coding sequence ATGCTTTCACATTATTATACCGTAAAAGACTATGGAGAGCATGAGATAATTATCCAAAAATCACGTTTTATTTGTTATGTAGAACGTGCTACAACTGAATCAGAAGCATCTGAGTTTATTCAAAAAATAAAAAAGAAGCATCATGATGCAAATCATAATTGCTCAGCCTATTTAATCGGGGAAAATGACCAAATCCAAAAAGCAAATGATGATGGCGAACCAAGCGGGACTGCTGGGGTGCCAATGCTTGAGGTCTTAAAGAAAAAGAAACTAAAAGACACAGTTGTCGTTGTTACACGCTATTTCGGCGGCATAAAGCTTGGAACCGGCGGGTTAATTCGTGCCTATGGAAAATCCGTTTCAGAGGGCTTGCAGGCGACTGGAATGGTGGAACGAAAGCTCATGCGCATTATGAATACGAACATTGACTATACCTGGCTTGGAAAGGTGGAAAATGAATTACGATCTTCCACATTTTTAATAAAGGAAATCCACTATTTAAATGACGTAAATGTGGAAGCCTATGTAGAAGAAGAGAAAAAGACAGACTTTATTGAGTGGATGACAGAACTGACGAATGGACAGAGTGAAATTTCGGAGGGTGATGTTGTTTATTTGGAAGAAGATGTCCAAATTTAA
- a CDS encoding sensor histidine kinase encodes MLDLILDKMIGTVAGSKDEIFKIGEQSRQQYESLVEELREIKIQVSKVINEGDKLEVQARLARNRLSQVSKNFQQFSEDEIREAYEKAHGLQVEHTMLQQHEKQLRDRRDDLERRLLGLQEIIERSESLVGQISVVLNYLNSDLRQVGMLLEDAQQKQDFGLRIIEAQEEERKRVSREIHDGPAQMLANVMMRSELIERIFRERGTEEGFKEIKSLKVNVRNALYEVRRIIYDLRPMALDDLGLIPTLRKYMDTIEEYNGKIKIHFQSIGKMEEKRLPPRFEVALFRLAQEAVTNALKHAEATEISVKVEITCESITMVIKDNGKGFNIKDTKVNKDKKSFGLIGMKERVDLLGGKMTIDSKIDLGTFIMFQVPFNGN; translated from the coding sequence ATGCTTGATCTCATTTTAGATAAGATGATCGGAACCGTTGCCGGAAGCAAGGACGAGATTTTTAAAATCGGTGAACAGTCCCGGCAGCAATATGAATCATTGGTCGAAGAGTTAAGGGAAATAAAAATTCAAGTAAGCAAAGTGATCAATGAAGGAGATAAGCTTGAAGTACAAGCCCGACTTGCTCGAAATCGTCTCTCACAGGTGAGTAAGAATTTCCAGCAATTCTCTGAAGATGAAATTAGGGAAGCGTATGAAAAGGCGCATGGGCTTCAGGTTGAACACACGATGCTTCAGCAGCATGAAAAACAGCTTCGCGATCGCCGTGATGACTTGGAGAGACGTCTGTTAGGCCTTCAGGAAATTATTGAACGGTCAGAGTCCCTTGTTGGCCAAATTTCCGTTGTGCTGAATTATTTAAACAGTGATTTACGCCAGGTTGGAATGCTTTTAGAAGATGCACAGCAAAAGCAGGATTTTGGCTTGCGAATCATCGAGGCACAGGAGGAAGAAAGAAAACGTGTATCAAGGGAGATACATGATGGACCGGCACAAATGCTTGCGAATGTGATGATGCGTTCTGAGTTAATCGAGCGAATTTTTCGTGAGCGTGGGACAGAGGAAGGCTTTAAGGAAATTAAGAGCCTTAAGGTAAATGTTCGAAACGCATTATATGAAGTAAGACGAATTATTTATGACCTAAGGCCAATGGCTTTAGATGACTTAGGACTCATCCCGACCCTCAGAAAATATATGGATACGATCGAAGAATATAATGGTAAAATTAAGATTCATTTCCAAAGCATAGGGAAGATGGAAGAAAAGCGACTTCCTCCCCGCTTTGAAGTGGCTTTATTCCGCCTTGCACAGGAGGCTGTCACCAATGCGTTAAAGCATGCAGAGGCAACAGAGATATCTGTCAAGGTCGAGATCACCTGTGAAAGTATCACCATGGTCATTAAAGACAATGGAAAAGGGTTTAATATTAAAGATACTAAAGTAAATAAAGATAAGAAATCATTTGGGCTTATTGGTATGAAGGAGCGGGTTGATCTATTAGGAGGAAAAATGACAATTGACTCCAAAATTGATCTAGGGACTTTTATCATGTTCCAGGTTCCGTTTAATGGAAATTAA
- a CDS encoding response regulator, producing MKTKIVIIDDHQLFREGVKRILDFEPSFEVIAEGDDGEEALALVDAHKPDVVIMDINMPKVNGVEATKQLIEANEETKVIILSIHDDENYVTHALKTGARGYLLKEMDADTLIEAVKVVADGGSYLHPKVTHNLVNEFRRLAASSGQAASMQPLQPEIRRPLHILTRRECEVLQMLADGKSNRGIGEALFISEKTVKNHVSNILQKMNVNDRTQAVVVAIKNGWVEVK from the coding sequence ATGAAGACGAAAATTGTTATTATAGATGATCATCAATTATTTCGTGAAGGTGTAAAACGCATTTTAGATTTCGAACCAAGCTTTGAGGTAATTGCAGAAGGTGATGACGGAGAAGAAGCATTAGCACTCGTTGATGCACATAAACCGGACGTTGTCATCATGGATATCAATATGCCGAAAGTAAATGGTGTAGAAGCCACGAAGCAATTGATTGAAGCAAACGAAGAAACAAAAGTGATTATCTTATCAATACATGATGATGAAAACTATGTAACACATGCATTAAAAACAGGTGCAAGAGGCTACCTATTAAAAGAAATGGATGCTGATACGTTAATTGAAGCAGTCAAAGTTGTCGCAGACGGCGGCTCATACCTGCATCCAAAGGTTACACATAATTTAGTAAATGAATTCAGACGACTTGCCGCATCAAGTGGACAAGCTGCATCCATGCAGCCATTACAGCCAGAAATTCGTCGACCATTACATATTTTAACACGTCGCGAATGCGAGGTTCTCCAAATGCTTGCAGACGGAAAAAGCAACCGCGGTATAGGAGAAGCACTATTTATTAGCGAAAAAACAGTTAAAAACCATGTAAGTAACATTCTTCAAAAAATGAATGTGAATGATCGTACGCAAGCCGTTGTTGTGGCGATTAAAAATGGTTGGGTTGAAGTGAAGTAA
- a CDS encoding DegV family protein, which produces MKTAIVTDSTAYIPEQVREQHDIHMIPLSVNFGNETYQEEVEITSEQFFEKMRGQQQLPTTSQPPVGKFVELFEQLSKEYDAIISIHLSSGISGTYNGAATAGDMVENIEVFAYDSEISCMVQGFYALEAAEMARTGADPKEILARLDEMKKTIKAYFMVDDLSNLQKGGRLSGAQALIGSLLQVKPILHFEDKVIVPFEKVRTRKKALNRVFELLDEVASQNDPMRVVLIHGNRQEEAEKMQQELIKKYSNIECMVSYFGPVIGTHLGEGAMGIGWYKK; this is translated from the coding sequence ATGAAAACGGCTATTGTCACAGATAGTACTGCCTATATACCCGAACAAGTTCGCGAACAGCATGACATACATATGATTCCGCTAAGTGTAAACTTCGGAAACGAAACATATCAGGAAGAAGTAGAAATCACCTCAGAACAATTTTTTGAAAAGATGCGAGGACAACAACAGCTCCCAACCACATCACAACCACCAGTAGGAAAATTCGTTGAATTATTTGAACAACTGTCTAAAGAATATGATGCCATCATTTCCATCCACCTCTCCAGCGGAATTAGCGGGACATACAACGGAGCAGCAACAGCAGGAGATATGGTCGAAAACATCGAGGTTTTTGCGTATGACTCAGAAATTAGCTGTATGGTTCAAGGCTTCTATGCGCTTGAAGCAGCAGAAATGGCTCGCACAGGAGCTGATCCTAAGGAAATTTTGGCCCGCTTGGATGAAATGAAAAAAACAATCAAAGCTTACTTCATGGTAGATGATTTAAGCAATCTTCAAAAAGGCGGTCGTTTAAGCGGAGCTCAAGCCTTAATTGGCAGCTTGCTTCAAGTAAAACCAATTCTACATTTTGAAGACAAAGTCATTGTTCCTTTTGAAAAAGTACGCACACGTAAAAAAGCATTAAATCGAGTATTTGAGCTTCTTGATGAAGTAGCAAGCCAAAACGATCCAATGCGTGTGGTCCTTATCCATGGAAATCGACAAGAAGAAGCGGAAAAGATGCAGCAGGAACTTATCAAGAAGTACAGCAATATCGAATGTATGGTCAGTTATTTTGGTCCTGTGATCGGTACACATCTTGGTGAAGGTGCAATGGGGATCGGCTGGTATAAAAAGTAA
- a CDS encoding SANT/Myb-like DNA-binding domain-containing protein, protein MNNSLNQAMQVQEEKKRTYRHWTTLEDRKLLQLRQSGMRFRHIAEQLSRTPISVEKRYRKICQTYIGGS, encoded by the coding sequence TTGAATAATAGTTTAAACCAAGCAATGCAAGTACAGGAAGAAAAAAAACGTACATATCGTCACTGGACAACCCTTGAGGATCGAAAGCTTTTACAATTACGTCAAAGTGGAATGAGATTCAGACATATTGCAGAACAATTATCACGCACACCAATCAGTGTAGAAAAGCGTTATCGAAAAATTTGTCAAACCTATATAGGTGGATCATGA
- a CDS encoding DEAD/DEAH box helicase has protein sequence MRFTMINGSLTPIFSKEEGQPISHYNQLPEIKTNPQFQFLPNLQKHLAGKELLLTEIPFSLEILQAHYEQGYVKVSAGIEKRKSLTCNRCDNSNPSLFSSFSCAKCGEQNCHYCRNCIMMGRVSECTPLYSWSGPPVLESQASYLSWEGELSKGQALASDRVVTAVNDYTELLVWAVCGAGKTEVLFKGIEQALSDNKRICIATPRTDVVLELAPRLQKVFPSTSISALYGGSEDRHNYASLTISTTHQLLRFKQTFDCIIVDEVDAFPYSADASLQIAVQKSRKEKSSLIYLTATPNKKWKNEVQQKKREAVRIAARYHGHPLPVPEFVWAGNWKKQLEKGRLPPKVIEWLKMRISTNKQAFLFIPSISIIDDVVKLCRKLDERIEGVHAEDPERRDKVKKFRSGSMPVIVTSTILERGVTIPNSDVAVLGSEDEIFTESALVQISGRVGRSASYPTGNVTLFHYGKTQAMVEARSHILKMNEEAKQGGFLES, from the coding sequence ATGAGATTTACCATGATAAATGGTTCCCTAACCCCGATATTCTCCAAAGAAGAAGGCCAGCCAATTTCACACTACAACCAACTACCAGAGATAAAAACAAATCCACAATTTCAATTTTTACCAAATCTTCAAAAACATCTAGCTGGAAAAGAGTTGCTTTTAACGGAAATTCCTTTCTCACTAGAAATATTACAAGCTCACTATGAGCAGGGCTATGTCAAAGTAAGTGCAGGCATTGAAAAACGAAAAAGCTTAACATGTAATCGTTGTGATAATTCAAATCCTTCCTTATTTTCTTCATTTTCATGTGCAAAATGCGGGGAACAGAATTGCCACTACTGTCGAAACTGCATAATGATGGGGCGTGTGTCCGAGTGTACACCACTTTATAGCTGGAGTGGTCCGCCTGTTCTAGAATCTCAAGCCTCATATCTTTCTTGGGAAGGGGAGTTATCAAAAGGACAAGCTCTTGCATCAGATCGTGTTGTCACAGCAGTAAATGATTATACTGAGCTGCTGGTTTGGGCAGTTTGCGGCGCTGGAAAAACAGAAGTTCTATTCAAAGGAATCGAGCAGGCCCTCTCTGACAACAAAAGAATCTGCATCGCAACTCCACGCACAGATGTCGTTTTAGAACTAGCACCACGTCTTCAAAAAGTCTTTCCATCAACCTCTATCTCGGCATTATACGGAGGAAGTGAAGACCGCCACAACTATGCATCCCTCACAATTTCGACCACACACCAGCTCCTGCGATTTAAACAAACGTTTGATTGCATCATTGTTGATGAAGTCGACGCCTTTCCATACTCAGCTGATGCATCCCTCCAAATCGCAGTACAAAAATCCCGAAAAGAAAAAAGCTCTCTCATCTATTTAACAGCAACTCCTAATAAGAAATGGAAAAATGAAGTTCAGCAAAAGAAGCGGGAAGCCGTGCGAATCGCGGCAAGGTATCATGGTCATCCACTTCCTGTCCCTGAATTTGTTTGGGCAGGTAACTGGAAAAAGCAGCTTGAAAAAGGGAGGTTGCCTCCTAAAGTAATAGAGTGGCTAAAGATGAGAATCTCGACTAATAAGCAGGCATTTCTATTTATTCCATCTATCTCAATCATTGATGATGTTGTTAAGCTTTGTAGAAAACTGGATGAAAGAATAGAAGGGGTTCACGCAGAAGACCCTGAACGACGCGACAAAGTGAAGAAGTTCCGAAGTGGGAGCATGCCGGTTATTGTCACATCTACCATTCTGGAAAGAGGAGTAACGATTCCTAACAGTGATGTTGCTGTTTTAGGCAGTGAGGATGAGATTTTTACAGAAAGTGCCCTCGTGCAAATCTCAGGCCGGGTCGGGAGAAGTGCCAGTTACCCAACCGGAAATGTTACACTCTTTCACTATGGGAAAACACAAGCGATGGTAGAGGCCAGAAGTCATATTTTGAAGATGAATGAGGAAGCGAAACAAGGAGGCTTTCTAGAGAGTTGA
- a CDS encoding late competence development ComFB family protein, translated as MVINAMERIMKDLLDEYKGRLQLNCTCSTCLDDILALSLNKTTPRYVTNQDKVMYIKAQFIDKQEMTSLLVKLAECAKIVSDNPMCDTYK; from the coding sequence ATGGTCATTAACGCAATGGAACGAATTATGAAGGATTTATTAGATGAATACAAAGGCCGCCTGCAATTAAATTGTACATGCAGCACATGTCTGGACGATATTCTTGCTTTGAGCCTTAACAAAACCACTCCTCGCTACGTTACAAACCAAGACAAAGTGATGTATATAAAAGCTCAATTCATAGATAAACAAGAAATGACATCTCTACTAGTGAAACTGGCAGAATGCGCAAAAATTGTATCTGATAACCCGATGTGTGATACCTACAAATAA
- a CDS encoding ComF family protein → MSISYCLICKEQVDLQITWKSLIPGSETNTCDSCYQTLVKINMPTCPGCFRPQNNHDLCPDCQSWEKDTAWKGILERNVSVYEYNDAMKEILSTYKFRGDAALVAVFEKDFYISYKANFKKKSIDATIPIPLSPERLYERGFNQAKLLADFLPLLQLEVLERTHHEKQSKKSRHERLSSSNVFSITNRSIIEGKNILLIDDIYTTGTTLRHAAQRLKEVGAASVSSLTLIRS, encoded by the coding sequence ATGTCCATTTCATATTGCTTAATCTGTAAGGAGCAAGTAGATCTTCAAATCACATGGAAAAGCCTTATACCTGGATCCGAAACAAATACCTGTGACTCATGCTATCAAACCCTCGTGAAAATTAACATGCCAACCTGTCCAGGCTGTTTCCGCCCTCAAAATAACCACGACCTTTGCCCGGACTGTCAATCTTGGGAAAAAGATACTGCCTGGAAAGGGATCCTAGAGCGTAATGTCTCTGTCTATGAATACAATGACGCCATGAAGGAGATTCTCTCAACATATAAATTCCGCGGTGATGCAGCCTTAGTTGCAGTCTTCGAAAAAGATTTCTACATAAGCTATAAAGCAAACTTCAAGAAGAAATCAATCGATGCGACAATCCCAATACCGCTAAGCCCAGAACGACTCTACGAACGCGGCTTTAACCAAGCAAAGCTTTTAGCCGATTTTCTCCCCCTCCTACAGCTGGAAGTCCTCGAGCGAACCCATCATGAAAAACAATCAAAAAAATCCCGTCATGAACGACTCTCCTCTTCAAATGTGTTTTCTATTACGAACCGTAGTATAATAGAAGGGAAAAACATCTTATTAATAGATGATATCTATACGACAGGAACCACACTAAGACACGCGGCTCAACGCCTAAAAGAAGTTGGTGCAGCATCTGTTTCTTCTTTAACATTAATTAGAAGTTAA